The Gossypium hirsutum isolate 1008001.06 chromosome D03, Gossypium_hirsutum_v2.1, whole genome shotgun sequence genomic interval gaaaaataagaggTTAGAAAATCCTTACAGTCTTCATGGAGATAAGCAAGTCCTTTAGCAGCACCTAATGCAATACGAAGTCTACAAGTAAAATCCATGACTGGAACACCTTTTCCTGTAATTGTAATGGTTTTTAGGACAACATTAATTCATGTCAAATCCCTAAAATGTATGTTGAATGAAGCAAgggattaggttttttttttaccatGGAGATGATGTTCCAATGTTTTGTTTGGAACAAAATCATAGACCAGCATTCGTTGATCGCCGGCGACACAAAACCCGACCAGTGACACGAGGTGACGATGATGGACTCGACTAACTATTTCAACTTCAGCTTGGAATTCTCTATCTCCTTGACCACTACCAGCTTTCATGCACTTTATTGCAACTTCTTTTTCATTTGGTAATACACCTTTGAAAACGTATCCAAAACCACCTTGACCAATCATATTCGCTTGAGAAAATCCATTTGTAGCAACCGAAAGCTCTTCGTAAGTGAAGCTGTTTTTGTTGAACCCAATAGAAAAGTTTGGGGTTGGTGGTGGCATTTGTTGATGGTATGGACTTGAGAAATTGTTGCTTGTTGCTTCACCACTATAAATTGGTCCTGAACCACTATAAAATTGTCTTCCTGAACCACTATAAATTGGTCCTGGTGGCATTGGGGATGATGAACTCCATCCATTGCCACCACTTGGTGGTGGCATTGGGGATGATGAACTCCATCCATTGCCGCCACCATAGCCATTTGGTGGTGGTACTCCCCCATTTGTGTTATAGTAATGTGGATCACCGCTACCTGTAACATGAGCCACataattgaaattatttattgGTAGACCTGTTCATGAGCTAGGTTACTTGTACAAGTTTAAAAGTTTGTCTTAGAATTTaagagggtttggacaaaaacaTTAGACTCAAAATATAGGCTTGGATTAAAAAATTAGGCATATTTAAAATATTGGCCGGTCTcgagcttgaacattcaaggcttgAGCCTGGCTCAACCAAGCCCATTTTAATCCCTTCACAATGGTAAAAAGACCTCTGGTCCcgatcaatttcaaaattgagcagTTTGGTCCCTCTAGAAAAATCAAAGCAACTTAATCCCTgtcaatttcaaaaataaaaaattacgacTTTAATGTCTTCCGTCAATTGTACATAAaattgattggtataataacaaatttggtTCTTGATGTTTACATATTTGTGTCAatatcaacaaatttaacaagcAACATTGAGGGCTAGATTGACATAATATGTAATCATTGAGAGCTAGATTAACATAATATGTAAactttgaggactaaatttattattatccaaTCAAATTCATGTACAACGGATGAAAAACATTAAGTTCATTGTTCTTTTCGAAATTACCAGAAattaaattattctattttataaGATCTTATTTGCTTAATTTCGAATTTGAAAGAGATCGGAAGGTATTTTTACCtttattccttttttttcctcttgATAAGAGAAATTTAGAATTAACCCTTCTTCATGGCAATGCAAGCTTTATGGTGAACACTTGGAAAAATCCCAAGCTTTCttccttggtttttttttttcccCATAGTGTCATCCATGGAGAAATAAAGGATTCTCGGGAAACAAACAAAAGAATGATATTGACAGTATATTGTACGTTTAAATTACCTTGTGGTTGGAATTGTggattttgtttcttcttctttggaCGTCCACATTTAACTACAAAgaaaataacaacaacaaaaagcaATAATCCAGCACCTGCAGCTGCTCCTATTATAACAAAATTCCCATCCACATCGTCCTTATTTGATGAACTTTTGGGATGTGGTGATCCATTATGATGATTACTACCCTTTTTACGAGGTGGAGGAGAACGGTGGTTGTGGCCGTTGCCGCTGCTACTTTTACCAGACGGAGGAGATTGATAATTATCATCGTTCTTTTGAGAAGCCACCGACCGAGACGGTGACGCCGGCGAATGCGATGTCGAAGGCGAAGGTGGAGAAGACGATTTCGACAGCGACGGCGACGGCGAAGAGCTTTTTGGTGATGAACCTGATGTTGGTGCTGGAGGACCTTGAGATGAAGAGTACTCAGAGgatgcttccatttttcttttccttttttttttgggatTAGGTGGAATCCTCTGAAGAACCCTTCTTTTATTCCATTGGATCAAACAAAACAATTGAAGAAGACCcctgaaaaattcatttaaaatatatataaaaatgggtTCTGTTGATTGTTGAAGAACCTTCAACAATCTGTAATATACAAATGACATTATGTGTTATGCAATGATGAAAAAATTTGCAGAGAAAAATAGGAAAGAGAAGTAcctgaaagaagaagaaaatgaaagggGATTCTCAAAGGAAAGTGAGAGGGATTGGATATAAAAACTGCCATTGGAGAAAGAAAGGAGTCACTGTCGTTTCGCCGGTGGTTTCCGACAAAGCAGGAGTTTTTAACCTCTTCTTGTGTTTCAGCTACCCTTGTTTAGTTTGGTAGTTAGTTAttgtttttcagttttctttAGGTTGAAATATCTtgttagtccttatactttgatgacatttgagatttagtctccatgctttaaaaaaatgaaaaccaatCCCTCTTGCTTTTCGATTTAAAAGGTAAAATATGACATAGGTCATTGTGCTCTttacaaatttagaatttttacttttattgcaaagAATTTAGTtgctctactttttagatttcaaatttcAGGTCTGATTGTGTTGGTgttacattttgaaataaaaaaaatggtaggtatgtaactaaaaaaattggTTTTATAATAAGCTGAATTTAACGaaattattttaacaatattaatagtTAGACTTGAATTTACAAATTTACAAAGAGTATAGGGATTTATGTCATATTTTAACCGACTGAAAAATCTTAGCTCAATCACTAAAGTCGTAAgcatttttctatcaatatttgtCAACTTGGAATTCTGATTAGGCTATCATCATATGACGTGGCATATGATTGACAGGAAATAAATATGATAAGTTGACAAATTCTGATAGAAACTACCAACGATGataataattaaagttaagatttttttaaattgaaaaaagtaggaggattgaatttttaaatttgaaagcacaaggattaaatcttaaattctatATAAGTACAGGGACAAACAACatatttttaactttctttttactATTTCCTACTTTACTGCctattttttagtttatatagAAAATTTTGGCTAGGGTCAGGATAAGAATACAAAATGTTggggttaaatttaaaatttttatgcaaaaaaaaaCTGTAATACTAAATAGTAGAAGGGCTTAAACATCAATATGCCCATTTCATCCCGCCCCTATTATGTAGAATATATTTTCATGGTTCATATAATTCTTCCTTAAATCCATCATGAAGGTTGGTATAGCAACTCACTAATAAACATGTTAACTTTAGGGTCACATTTGGTTCGCTGGAATAGAGGTATAGAGGTTCGCTGGAATAGAGgtatagaggtgtaatggaataaaactgtaatagtaattcaattgtttggttgaatggaatggaatagaactgtaatagtattcttgtgtttggttgaatggaatgattgtgtttggttgaatggaatgatgttgtaatagcataaggaaaaaaactaaaatgactggaatacccttagtagaattttttttaggtgGATGATTAttgtaattgttattaaattttaataagattgttaatataaataataaataatctaatcatattttaacataattattattaaatataatttaataaaataatatataatttaataaaattcttaatataattattcttatatgaatttactaaaatcataatatgtaatactataaaaataatatataatctactttattgtttttaaactgcaatacatatttaatatgctgaaatactatataatactataaaaaatatatataatctactaatataattgctttttttttcttttcaaaagaaatgataaatttatgtattgtAAGGCCACTCAATATAATTTCATTGCGACCAATGTGGTAGACCTACAAAACTATGGCCCCAATTCCCAAACTAAAAACACTTCAACCAAATTTGAAGCCACCAGGTGGAACACTTGGCTGCTGGTTCCCTCCAAAATTAAAGCCTTGCAGCATTTTATCCTCACCATTTTGGATAttctgttcatcttcttccttttcaGCCCAGTATCTCTCCAAGATCTTCACAGCCTTCTCCTATATCTCATGGTTGTCATGAGTTTGCAGGTTTTCAATTTTATCCAACCCATCGCACTCATCTATCATTTGTGCATATAGATTGATTCCACCATTCATTCCCATTTCCTTATCAGGCTCACCAACCTTCAGAATATTCTCAAGCCCCTCCAGGCACACCATCACAATTCGTGGATCTAGACATATTAGTAGATCACAGAGTGGCTTAATGCAATCTTGGCTCACAAGGAATCTGCAAAATAACACATCATATGAGGTTTTCCGCATTCAAGGCACATTCTGTCTCACATGCATATGATTCAAGCAATATAGTTAAGAACCATTATCATGTAAGGTTACTCAAATGAGGACTGGATTTTCAGTGCATATTACCACAACAGAATGACCAAAACCTAATATATGATGGAAGAAACtggaagaaagaataaaaacAATGGCTGCATTCGTTACCCTGTTAACTAACTAATGTAGTTGAGAATGCTGACATTTCCCCTAAATAAGATTTTGTGTTTTTAAACCATAACATACATCACGCATTGACTTGATGTCCGGATTCTGCTCTTGAAATTCCTTACGAAAATCCTCCCTTGagtataagaaaatgaaaaaatctGTTAGTTTAATGCCTCTCACAGGACATTCAATTTCTGCAACAAAACTAGCAGGCAAAATCCTTTTATTTAAGAACCAAAGCTCACTTTCCAGAACAAACagacacatacatatatatatatgtatatatattgcatATACATTTGCTCCATTACAGGCAAGGAAACACAATCCATTTGCAAGCCTAAAAAACCAACTCAAAATTTTGCATAAAAAATACAGTCAAGAAATAAGCAGATAGATTTTAGCTCTTACACGACAAGGGCACACGaataaaagcatgaaatttccaggCAGGGGAATGTTATAATCAACAAAATGTTAACCAATACTACGAACAAAAAATGATTCATAAGTAATACTCACAAGAAGTAAAAGAAAGCAATGGGGGTTTCTTAGGCATTTTAGCttcgatttttattttcttcttcagcTTCGATTTGGGTATTGACTTCAACTTGGGTCTCTTTTCTCTCTCGCTAACAACACTCTCTTCAGCATTTTCTCACTTGATTTTACCCTTAATGCCATTTGACTAACAATTTTTTTCAAGCAAAAGTGTCTATTGTTAACCCCAAAAATTCCTTACAAGCAAAACAAACTAAGAAAGCTGCTGTAGAGTTAGGAgtagaaagaaaagggaaatcgaTTTTAAGCATTTTTCGTTCTTGAtaaaatggagaaaa includes:
- the LOC107909388 gene encoding importin subunit alpha-4, translating into MPKKPPLLSFTSWRIFVRNFKSRIRTSSQCVIFLVSQDCIKPLCDLLICLDPRIVMVCLEGLENILKVGEPDKEMGMNGGINLYAQMIDECDGLDKIENLQTHDNHEI
- the LOC121215276 gene encoding proline-rich receptor-like protein kinase PERK4, translating into MEASSEYSSSQGPPAPTSGSSPKSSSPSPSLSKSSSPPSPSTSHSPASPSRSVASQKNDDNYQSPPSGKSSSGNGHNHRSPPPRKKGSNHHNGSPHPKSSSNKDDVDGNFVIIGAAAGAGLLLFVVVIFFVVKCGRPKKKKQNPQFQPQGSGDPHYYNTNGGVPPPNGYGGGNGWSSSSPMPPPSGGNGWSSSSPMPPGPIYSGSGRQFYSGSGPIYSGEATSNNFSSPYHQQMPPPTPNFSIGFNKNSFTYEELSVATNGFSQANMIGQGGFGYVFKGVLPNEKEVAIKCMKAGSGQGDREFQAEVEIVSRVHHRHLVSLVGFCVAGDQRMLVYDFVPNKTLEHHLHGKGVPVMDFTCRLRIALGAAKGLAYLHEDCHPRIIHRDIKGANILIDNNFEAMVADFGLVRLTAENHTHVSTRVMGTFGYLAPEYASTGKLTEKSDVFSFGIMLLELITGKPPVDLTNKMEDTLVDWARPLLDRALATGNHDELIDPRLEGNYDHDEMQRMVACASASIRHSAKRRPKMSQIVRALQGDAALDDLNVWVKPTDSNINSLGLPTQGFSSSEYNSSGDMQNQRRS